AGCTGCTCCTTGATCAGGACGCGCAGTTCGTGTGGCACACCGAGGCCGGACTCCCGCAGGGCACGGAGCTGGTGTTCCTGCCCGGCGGGTTCAGTTACGGCGATCACCTGCGCAGCGGCGCGATTGCCGCGCGCAGCCCGATCATGCAGGCCGTCAAGGCGCACGCCGAACGCGGCGGGTTCGTGCTGGGCGTCTGCAACGGCTTCCAGGTGCTGACCGAGTCCGGCCTGCTACCCGGCGCCCTGAGCCGCAACCGGGACCTGCACTTCCTGTGCCGCCCCGTGCACCTGCGCGTCGAGAACACCAGCACCGCGTTTACCGGCGCGTACACGAAGGGGCAGGTCATCGAGGTGCCCATCGCGCACGGCGAGGGCAACTACTACGCCGACCCCGAGACGGTCGCGCGGCTGGAAGGTGAGGGGCAGGTCGTGTTCCGGTACACCGACAACCCGAACGGCAGCCTGAACGACATCGCCGGGATCGTCAGCGCGCGCGGAAACGTGCTCGGCATGATGCCCCACCCCGAGCGGGCCGTGGAGGCCCTGCTGGGCAGCGAGGACGGGCGGGGTCTGTTCGACAGCCTGAAGGGCGCGCTGGTGTCCCGGTGACCCCCCCGTCGCCCGGCGCCGTGACGGCCTACCTGGCCGAGCAGTTCCGCAGCGAACTGGAGATGTTCCGCGCCGCGCTGGAGCAGACGCCGGGCGACGCCTTCCACACGCCCCGCCTGGGCCACAGCCCCGCGTGGCACGCGCTGCACATCGCCGAGTGGCTGCGCCTGATGGTGCTGGACGACCGCACGCCGACCTACCACCACCTGGGGTGGGAGGACAACGCCCGCGTGCAGGCCCTCGGCACCCAGCCTGCCCCCGTCCGCGAGAGCGACCCGCGCGAACAGATCCTGGCCGCGCTGATTGAGACCGGCGCGCAGGTCGTCGCGTGGCTGGAACAGGCCGACGACAGCGCCCTGGACGGCGAGGTCTTCAGCGCCGCCACCCCCAGCGGCACCCGCCCCCGCCGCCTCGCCCTCGGCATGCAGCTGCGCCACATCGGCTACCACCGCGGCCAGCTGAACCTCCTGCTGAAGGCCTGACATGACCGATCCGCGCCAGCCCCTGATGACACAGCCCCTGTCCACGCAGTCCCTGATCGTGCAGCTGCTCGACGCCGAGTTCACGGCGTTCGAGGCGGCGCTGCACGCCTGCCCGGACGCCCTGTTCGGCCAGGCGCCGCGCGTCGGGCACCGGGTCGCGTGGCATGCGCTGCACGTCATGGACTGGACGCGGGCCACCATCCAGCCCGGCCTGACCGGCCCTGACCCGGCCCACACCTTCGGGTACCTGGGCTTCGAGGACACCGACTGGGCACGCGCCGCGCACGGCCCGACCCTGGCCGAGGAGACCGACGCGCCCGCCCTGATCCGCGCCGCCGTGAGTGGCGTGTTCAACGCGGCGCGGCGGGACCTGCGGGCCGCCCCAGCCGGGCGGTTCGATCCGGACGCGACGTTCCAGATGTTTCACAAACGGCGGGATGTGACCGGCAGTGTCACGTACCACCTTCGCCACACCGCCTACCACCGGGGCCAGATCGCCCTGGTCACCAAGGAGCTTCAATGACGCAAGCCGCCACCCTCCGCGACCGTGCGGGCACGTTTGGCCTGTCCACCGAAGAATTCGACCTGCTCGTCTCGCGTATCGGCCGGGAGCCGAATGCACTGGAGGCCGCCATCGTGGGGGCCATGTGGAGCGAGCACTGTGGGTACAAGAACAGCCGTCCGCTGTTCCGTCACTTCCCCACGACGGGGCCGCAGGTGCTGCAGGGTCCCGGTGAGAACGCGGGCGTGGTGGATATCGGGGACGGGTGGGGCGTGGCGTTCAAGATGGAAAGCCACAACCACCCGTCGGCGGTGGAGCCGGTGCAGGGCGCGGCGACGGGCGTGGGCGGCATCCTGCGCGACATCTTCGCGATGGGCGCCCGTCCGTTCGCGGTGCTGGACTCCCTGCGATTCGGGAACCCGGACAGCCCCCGCACGCGCTTCCTGCTGAACGGCGTGGTCGAGGGCATCGCGCACTACGGCAACGCGATCGGCGTGCCGACGGTGGGCGGCGAGGTGACCTTCCACCCCAGTTACCAGGAGAACCCGCTGGTGAACGTGATGGCGCTGGGCCTGCTGCGCCACGAGGATCTGGCGAAGGGGACGATGGGCGAGGTCGGGAACACCATCGTGTACGTCGGGTCCAAGACCGGCCGGGACGGGCTGGGTGGCGCGGTGTTCGCGTCCGCCGACCTCAGCAATGCCAGTCAGGCGGACCGCCCGGCGGTGCAGGTGGGCGACCCGTTCATGGAGAAACTGCTGCTGGAGGCGACGCTGGAGGCCATCCAGGCGGGCGTCGTGGCGGGCGTGCAGGACATGGGCGCGGCCGGACTGGTGAGCAGCACCTGCGAGATGGCGTACCGCGCCGGGCTGGGCATCACCATGGACCTGGATCTGGTCCCCACCCGCGAGGACGGCATGGTGCCCATGGAACTGTGCCTGAGCGAGTCGCAGGAGCGCATGATCCTCGTGCCCGTCCCCGGCAAGGAGCAGGACCTGCTGGACCTGCTCGCCAAGTGGGAACTGGATGTCGTGACCATCGGCCAGGTGGAGGAGCACACGAACTACCGCCTGACGTGGCGCGGCGAGGTCGTCTGCGACCTTCCCGTGGACCTGCTGAACGAGGCGCCCAAATACACCCGCGAGGGCATCGAATCCGACGAGATCAAAGCCAAGCGCGAACGTGACCTGAGCGGCGTGCCCGTCCCCGGCGACCTCGGCGCGGTCCTCACCGACCTGCTGAGTCACCCGACGATTGCCAGCAAGCGCCCCATCTACCAGCGGTTCGACCATCAGGTCATGACGAACACCGTCGTCGTGCCCGGCGCCGCCGACGCCGCCGTCATGCGCGTCAAGGGCAGCCCCATGGGCGTCGCCGCGACCAGCGACTGCAACCCGCGCTTCGTGTACCTCGACCCGTACACCGGGGCCGCCGCCGCCGTCGCCGAGGCCGCCCGCAACCTCGCCTGCGTGGGTGCCACCCCGCTGGCGATCACGGACAACCTCAACTTCGGGAACCCCCACCGGCCCGAGGTGTACTACCAGCTGGAACGCGCCGTGCACGGCATCGCCGACGCCTGCCGCGCCCTGAACACCCCCGTCACGGGCGGCAACGTCAGCCTGTACAACCAGTACACCGAAGGGGACGAACGCGTCGCCATCCACCCCACCCCCACCATCGGCATGGTCGGCGTCCTGCCCGACGTGACCAAACGCGCCACCCTGGACCTCAAGGGCGCCGGGCACACCCTGTACCTGATCGGCGAGCACGCCGACAGCATCGGCGCGAGCCAGTACCTCGAAACCGTCCACGGCCTCGAAGCCGGACACGTCCCCACCCTGGACCTGACCCGCGAACAGGCCGTCATCGACGCCACGCTGCATCTGATCCGCGCGGGCCTGACCGACACCGCGCACGACTGCGCCGAAGGCGGCCTCGCCGTCGCCCTGAGTGAAATGGCCATCGCCGGGAACACCGGCCTGACCGTCACCCTCGACGCGCCCACCACCACCCGCCCCGACGCCCTCCTGTACGGCGAAGCGCACGCCCGCATCCTCATCGCCACCCCCGACGACACCGGCACCGAAGCGGCCCTCAAGGCCCAGGGCGTCCCCTTCACCCGCCTCGGCACCACCGGCGGCGACACCGTCACCATTGCCCTCCCCACCCACCACATACACTTGAGCGTGACCCTCAGCGCCCTCACCCACGCCCACACCACCCCCCTCGCGGAGATCCTGGGATGACCGCACGCGGGCGGTGGGCGGGGACGTCAGTCTGGACGCCCCCTCACCCCCGGCCCCTCTCCCACGGGGGGAGAGGGGAGCACACCCCGCTGGCGGCAGTGACGGTGAATACTCTCCAGGACGCCCGGCAGGTTCTGCCTGACCTCGTTGTTCCAGAAGCGCAGCACCGTGAACCCACCCGCCTCCAGCACCCCCGTGCGGGCCGCGTCGTACGCGCGAGCGTCCTCCTCGGCGTGCTGTCCACCATC
This region of Deinococcus sp. JMULE3 genomic DNA includes:
- the purQ gene encoding phosphoribosylformylglycinamidine synthase subunit PurQ; this encodes MKTAVIQFPGSNCDGDALHAAQLLLDQDAQFVWHTEAGLPQGTELVFLPGGFSYGDHLRSGAIAARSPIMQAVKAHAERGGFVLGVCNGFQVLTESGLLPGALSRNRDLHFLCRPVHLRVENTSTAFTGAYTKGQVIEVPIAHGEGNYYADPETVARLEGEGQVVFRYTDNPNGSLNDIAGIVSARGNVLGMMPHPERAVEALLGSEDGRGLFDSLKGALVSR
- a CDS encoding DinB family protein, which encodes MTPPSPGAVTAYLAEQFRSELEMFRAALEQTPGDAFHTPRLGHSPAWHALHIAEWLRLMVLDDRTPTYHHLGWEDNARVQALGTQPAPVRESDPREQILAALIETGAQVVAWLEQADDSALDGEVFSAATPSGTRPRRLALGMQLRHIGYHRGQLNLLLKA
- a CDS encoding DinB family protein, giving the protein MTDPRQPLMTQPLSTQSLIVQLLDAEFTAFEAALHACPDALFGQAPRVGHRVAWHALHVMDWTRATIQPGLTGPDPAHTFGYLGFEDTDWARAAHGPTLAEETDAPALIRAAVSGVFNAARRDLRAAPAGRFDPDATFQMFHKRRDVTGSVTYHLRHTAYHRGQIALVTKELQ
- the purL gene encoding phosphoribosylformylglycinamidine synthase subunit PurL, with product MTQAATLRDRAGTFGLSTEEFDLLVSRIGREPNALEAAIVGAMWSEHCGYKNSRPLFRHFPTTGPQVLQGPGENAGVVDIGDGWGVAFKMESHNHPSAVEPVQGAATGVGGILRDIFAMGARPFAVLDSLRFGNPDSPRTRFLLNGVVEGIAHYGNAIGVPTVGGEVTFHPSYQENPLVNVMALGLLRHEDLAKGTMGEVGNTIVYVGSKTGRDGLGGAVFASADLSNASQADRPAVQVGDPFMEKLLLEATLEAIQAGVVAGVQDMGAAGLVSSTCEMAYRAGLGITMDLDLVPTREDGMVPMELCLSESQERMILVPVPGKEQDLLDLLAKWELDVVTIGQVEEHTNYRLTWRGEVVCDLPVDLLNEAPKYTREGIESDEIKAKRERDLSGVPVPGDLGAVLTDLLSHPTIASKRPIYQRFDHQVMTNTVVVPGAADAAVMRVKGSPMGVAATSDCNPRFVYLDPYTGAAAAVAEAARNLACVGATPLAITDNLNFGNPHRPEVYYQLERAVHGIADACRALNTPVTGGNVSLYNQYTEGDERVAIHPTPTIGMVGVLPDVTKRATLDLKGAGHTLYLIGEHADSIGASQYLETVHGLEAGHVPTLDLTREQAVIDATLHLIRAGLTDTAHDCAEGGLAVALSEMAIAGNTGLTVTLDAPTTTRPDALLYGEAHARILIATPDDTGTEAALKAQGVPFTRLGTTGGDTVTIALPTHHIHLSVTLSALTHAHTTPLAEILG
- a CDS encoding endonuclease domain-containing protein is translated as MTVRAVRRGTLRARQLRRDQTPEERVVWRELRAGRLGLKFRRQWPVGGYVVDFVCIEARLIVELDGGQHAEEDARAYDAARTGVLEAGGFTVLRFWNNEVRQNLPGVLESIHRHCRQRGVLPSPPVGEGPGVRGRPD